From the genome of Adhaeribacter pallidiroseus:
GTTATTGACCCCGCCGGTAAATGTTTCTGGGATACCAATATGGTTTCGACGGAGCATGTAATTGAAGTTCTCACGGAGCAAGTACCCCCTAATTACCTGGAGCACCTGCGCAGCAAAAACGTGTCTTATATTTTCGGAGGCCAGAAAGAGTTGAACCTGGCCCTGGTTTTACAAAAATTACACGATCTTTTTGACATTAAAACGGTGCGCATTGATGGCGGTGGGCACGTAAATGGATCGTTTCTGAAAGCCGGTTTAATTGATGAATTCAGCCTGGTGCTGGCGCCCGTGGCCGATGGTACAATTAACTCGCCCACCGTTTTTGAAGCAGCAGAAGGTTACGGTAACCGCCAAGCCACGCAATTTAAAATTAAATCGGTAGAACAGATTTACGAAGATTTTCTTTGGATTCGCTACCAGGTTGTT
Proteins encoded in this window:
- a CDS encoding dihydrofolate reductase family protein; protein product: MKPYVICHMLGSVDGRIKQDIWGFKDHHKYFEETAEKIPADAWLVGRVTMQEFSSKQEYTLPPATADVPKTDFVADQPEKSFAVVIDPAGKCFWDTNMVSTEHVIEVLTEQVPPNYLEHLRSKNVSYIFGGQKELNLALVLQKLHDLFDIKTVRIDGGGHVNGSFLKAGLIDEFSLVLAPVADGTINSPTVFEAAEGYGNRQATQFKIKSVEQIYEDFLWIRYQVVKNTEAAR